The proteins below come from a single Saccharopolyspora sp. SCSIO 74807 genomic window:
- a CDS encoding RNA methyltransferase: MTSTASPKDRFVTVYGRKPVLEALSDMDLRVDKVIIAEGLGGAMINQIKEAAADRAVKVQRASAHRVKVLAGNGRHDQGVLADVVARNMRPLVDALEDPATAPRQVLLLDGLTTPANVGMILRTATAAGIDGIVVPHRGVAGLDPLVVKASAGIAFHSPVLRATTAGDAAEQLTEAGYPLYALEAHGPENVFEADFGPRAAFVLGSETAGLSEDVATRIAQRVAIPMRGGVESLNVASAAAVLCFELLRRRES, from the coding sequence GTGACCAGCACTGCCTCCCCAAAAGATCGGTTCGTCACCGTCTACGGCCGGAAACCGGTCCTCGAGGCGCTGTCCGACATGGACTTGCGCGTGGACAAGGTGATCATCGCCGAGGGCCTCGGCGGTGCGATGATCAACCAGATCAAGGAGGCCGCCGCGGATCGCGCGGTGAAGGTGCAGCGCGCGAGCGCGCATCGGGTCAAGGTGCTGGCGGGCAACGGGCGGCACGACCAAGGCGTGCTCGCCGACGTCGTAGCCAGGAACATGCGTCCGCTGGTCGACGCGCTCGAGGACCCCGCCACCGCGCCGCGCCAGGTACTGCTGCTCGACGGACTGACCACGCCGGCGAACGTGGGGATGATCCTCCGGACCGCCACGGCCGCCGGGATCGACGGCATCGTCGTGCCGCACCGAGGCGTTGCCGGACTGGATCCGCTGGTCGTCAAAGCTTCCGCCGGGATCGCGTTCCACTCGCCTGTCCTGCGTGCAACGACCGCGGGTGACGCCGCGGAACAGCTGACCGAAGCCGGCTACCCGCTCTACGCGCTGGAAGCGCACGGCCCGGAGAACGTCTTCGAGGCCGACTTCGGACCACGCGCCGCCTTCGTGCTGGGCAGCGAAACGGCCGGACTGTCCGAGGACGTCGCCACGCGCATCGCGCAGCGGGTCGCCATTCCGATGCGGGGCGGGGTCGAATCGTTGAACGTCGCCAGTGCTGCGGCCGTGCTCTGCTTCGAGCTGCTTCGACGGCGCGAGAGCTGA